One stretch of Nicotiana tabacum cultivar K326 chromosome 18, ASM71507v2, whole genome shotgun sequence DNA includes these proteins:
- the LOC107826253 gene encoding uncharacterized protein LOC107826253: MAPYKAMYGRRYRSPIGRFEVGDSDLLGLDLVYQAIEKVNMIQEHLKTAKSRQKSYLDVRCRDLEFQVDDWKFIGDPSLVVPTEIIGVKDSLAYEEIPEAILDRQICKFKTKEIALVKVLWRNRKVEKLRGKPKRT; this comes from the exons ATGGCACCATACAAAGCTATGTATGGGCGAAGGTATAGATCACCAATTGGTAGGTTCGAAGTTGGCGATTCAGATTTGTTAGGACTTGATTTGGTCTATCAGGCTATAGAGAAAGTCAACATGATTCAAGAGCATTTGAAGACGGCTAagagtcgccaaaagtcctaTTTGGACGTGCGGTGTAGggacttagagttccaagttgatgattgg aaattcATTGGAGACCCGTCACTTGTGGTTCCTACGGAGATTATAGGGGTTAAAGATAGCCTGGCTTACGAAGAAATTCCAGAGGCTATTCTTGATCGTCAAATCTGCAAGTTCAAAACTAAGGAAATTGCTTTAGTGAAAGTGCTTTGGAGGAATAGAAAGGTTGAAAAGCTACGTGGGAAGCCTAAGAGAACATGA